The genomic stretch TCAAAAGATTGCCAAACCAAATATTCTGCCACTCCATTGCGGCGATAGACTTGCTGTTTATTGCCTAAGTCGATCGCCGCACTACTAGCGGCAATTTCCACCACTAATTCCGGTACACCTTCTAAATAGCCATCTTCGGTTACTCTTACACCTCCCCCGACTTGGCGATCGCGCATGAGGACAATATCCGGTTGCACATCATTATCCAAGTCTAAGCGCACAGTGGGTTCAATGCCCGATAATGTCCCTGGAGTAAATGCCGCATAAGTTTCTAAACAAGTTGCTAAACGGCTATGAGGTTGAGCATGATATGGAAAGCGTAGAGGAGAAGCCACGTAAACAATTCCTTCAATGAGTTCTGCTTTGCGAATATGGGGAGCCGCAGCATAGCGGCGCTCGAATTCTGGGCGCGAGAGGCGATCGCCACTTTCGAGCCAAGGGATAGAAGTCTCAGGTTTAGGAGATTGGCGGAACAAATCAGTCGTCATCTGAGTGTCCTGAATTTTATTGTTTTAATTATAGTAGTAGCAGATCGGATTAGGGTTGTTCGAGACTTTGCCAGAGGTTACCGAGGATATAGGTGGCTTCAATCGTGCGATCGTCTCCTAAAATCATTAAAGTAAATAGTTGATCCACTAATTCAGATAGATTTTCGGGCGGAATTTGGTTCTGATTGCGTAATTTCATTAAGGGTGTTGGGGCAGGATTAATGATGATAAAATCCGCTTCTTTCCCCGGTTCAAAATTGCCGATTTTATCCTCTAAATGCAAGGCTTTCGCTGCACCTAATGTAGATAGGTAAAAGGCTTGGAAGGGGGAAAGAGCTTGTCCTTGCAGTTGCATCACTTTATAGGCATCTCCCATGGTTTTGAGCAGTGAAAAGCTGGTTCCTGCGCCGACATCGGTGGCTAACCCAACGGGAATGGGAGGGGATTGGATTTGGGTTTGGTTTAAATTAAATAATCCGCTACCGAGGAATAAGTTAGAAGTGGGACAAAAAGCGATCGCGCTCTGACGCTCACTTAAGCGTTGCAATTCAGAGTCACTCAGGTGGATACCATGAGCGAAAATCGATCGCTCTGTGACTAATCCGAATTCTTCATAAACATTGAGGTAATCGGATGCTTGTGGAAAAAGTTCCTTAATCCAGGCAATTTCTTTAATATTTTCAGATAAGTGGGTATGGATATAAAGGTCTGGATATTCACTAAAACTGCCGGCTAGCTCTAATTCTTCTGGGGTTGAAGTAGGAGCAAAGCGGGGTGTTACAGCATAAAGCAATCTATCCTGATGATGCCATTTTTGGATTAAAGTTTGGGTTTGTTCATAGGCAGTTTGTGGCGTATTAACTAAAAAGTCGGGTGCATTTCGGCTCATGAGCATTTGTCCGGCAATGATTCGCATCTGTCGCTCTTTCGCCGCCGTAAATAACGCATCAACAGACTGAGGAAAAATAGTAGTTAAAATGACGGCTGTCGTTGTGCCATTGCGCAGCAGTTCATCCAGGAAAAAATTAGAGAGTGTTTGAGCATAGTCTGGATCTTGAAACTTTTTCTCTACAGGGAATACATATTTTTCTAACCATTCTAATAACTGCTCTCCATAGGAAGCGATCATTTCCGTTTGCGGACAGTGGAGATGGAGGTCAATAAAGCCGGGTAAAATCAGTTTTCCGGAATAGTCTGTGATGTGGAGATGGGGATATTGAGAGCGCAGAGTTGGGTAATCGCCAACCGCTTTAATCTGACCTTGTTCTAAAATTAATAGACCATCAGGAAAATAGCGCACGCTTTCTGATTCCCGATAATGGAAAGGGTTATGGATAAAATCAGCGATCGCACCCCGGAAGGCTGAGTAAGTAGCAGAATTAGCAGACATGGAGCAGATGATTTGCGGTAATTTTTCGGAGGTCTGTTGACTTGGGTCAGATTATTCTAGTATATACAAGTATTGAGTCATAAAAATTTAGCCATGGAAACGGTGCAACTGGGTCAAACGGATATTCGGGTCACGCCCTTGGGAATTGGTACATGGGCTTGGGGTGATAAACTGTTTTGGGATTATGGCAATACCTATGGCGAAGCGGAAATTAAAAAGGCATTTGACGCAACCCTAGATGGGGGAATCAGTTTTTTCGACACGGCGGAAGTGTATGGTTTGGGAGAGTCGGAATCTTTAATTGGTCGGTTAATGAAAGAAACTGGGCGATCGCCCCAAATAGCGACGAAATACTTCCCCGTGCCTTGGCGACTTAAAGCGGAAACCGTATCCGAGGCAATTACTAATAGTTTGAATCGGCTACAAGTGGACTCTATTGAACTCTATCAAATCCATCAACCGGTCAGCTTCTTGATGAGCCAAGAAACTCTGCTCAATGCTTTAGCGAATGAAGTGACGCGGGGCAGAATTCAAACCATAGGAGTGAGCAACTATTCCGCCAAACAAATGCGGGAAGCTCATGATATTTTAGCTCAAAAAGGGATTCCCTTAGCTGTCAATCAGGTGAAGTATTCCTTACTGAGTCGGAAAATAGAGAGCAATGGAATTCTAGATACTGCCCGCGAGTTAGGCATTACAATTTTGGCTTATAGTCCCCTTGCCCAAGGGTTATTGACCGGTAAATATACATCGGTCAATACACCTGTGGGAGCGAGAAAACTTAGTCCAGAATTTGGTCGGGAAGGATTACGCAAAATTGCTCCTGTGATTTCGCGCTTAAAACGAATTGCCGATCAATATAAGAAAACGCCTTCTCAAGTGGCATTGAATTGGCTGATTTGCCAAGAGGTAATTCCGATTCCAGGGGCGAAAAGTGCCAAGCAAGCCCAAGATAATGCAGGTGCTCTAGGATGGAGCTTGAAACCAGAAGATGTGCAAGATTTAGAAGAAGTTACCCGTCCCTGGTTAAGTTAGGTTTACTATAGGGATTCTCTGTTGTACAGAGTACAGTTTGAAACCTTAGACCCTATTCCCTATTCCCTATTCCCTATTCCCTAGCGGGAAGCGCTATAACCCACCCAATGCATCCCTTCAGGAAGTCGATAGCTGCTATATTCAACTTGAATCACTCGGCGATGGGTGGGATGGGTGGCTTTACTTGAAGCATGAAGAATTAGGGGTTTCATCGCCATCACCGATCCAGGTTGCACAGTACAATTAACCGATGGTTGGGTTTGCACAATTTCTTGGATTTGAGCTGCGGATAAAATTCCCTGTAAATGGCTTCCTGGTATCACGCGCAAGCAGCCATTTTTAGGTTCAGCAGCATCAAGATGAATGCGAAACGTGACCATTTGATGGAGGACATTTGCTGGTGGGTGAACATGGGGTATAGTGTCCTTAATGCTCCATGGCCCCCAACCTGGAATTTCCTGTTTATGAGAAACCGCGATCGCCCTATCCTGATGCCAAGGAACCAGCCAGTTATTGCTGGGAGTTTTATCGAAGAACAGGACGCGCACCACCGAGGGAGAATCCCCCAAATAGTCTTGAGCTTTTCGCAGCAACTTGGGGGAATAAACCAGATCCAAAACCGTTCTCAGGTGGTGGTGGAGATTGCGTAGTCCCCCTTGAGTGGGTTTGAGGTGCAGAGTATTTAGCTGTTGCACAATTGGAGCGAGCGTCTGCTGTCCAATCAAGGATTCTAAAATTTCATAGCCTTGACACGAAAAAGTCATGTTAACTGAGTTTTTTCACCATCCAAGTTGACAGCGCTTGGAAGCCTAACTTATCGTACAAGGCGATCGCTGGTGTATTCTGACAAAAGACTTGCAGACTAATTTGCTGCTCTCCTCGCTCTTTAGCGTAAGCTTCCGCTTGCTCCATCAATGCCGATCCCAGTCCCTGGCGGCGATGTTCCGGTAAGATATAGAGGAGAAAAATATGGGTATGGTGCTGTCCATTCACTTGATCCACCGCTTTCCCCATCCATAAACAGCCAATGGGTTGAGAGCGGGGAGTCGAAGAGAGGAAATCGGAAATTTGCGGATCTTCGACTTTCTCCACCCACCAGAGGGGAGTCGTCTGAGCAAAGTGTAACTCGATCGCCTGATTTAAATGAGAAAAATCCTGCCCTGGAAATAACTCCTCATAGGTTTTGTGCATAAAGCTAATCAGCACGTCGCGCTCCATCACCCATCCAGCGCGAATCCGATAGCCTGGAACCAATTCATTTTGTGCCATTTACAAAAGAGAAACAGATAGTCACACTCTATCGTAGGGTAAAACGGGTTTTAATCCCTAATAGGGATTTATGCTTGTTTCAACACTCAAAGCTTGCAGACTGATTTAGATTTCTATCTTCGTTTCAATCCCTAATAGGGATTTATGTTCATTTCAACCTGAGCAGAAATAATGGCATGAGTGAATTTAATATGATGTTTCAATCCCTAATAGGGATTTATGTTCATTTCAACTTTGTACAGTATTAATAGTTGTCAGTACTTTTCATGTTTCAATCCCTAATAGGGATTTATGTTCATTTCAACCGGTAGGCTTCAAACCTACATCAACGAATCTCAAGGTTTCAATCCCTAATAGGGATTTATGTTCATTTCAACTCTATCAACCATGTCCTTCCCCTATTTTCCTCCTGCAGTTTCAATCCCTAATAGGGATTTATGTTCATTTCAACAGTTACTCCTTAGCCAATCTGGGAGGAAAATATACGTTTCAATCCCTAATAGGGATTTATGTTCATTTCAACTATAACATTCTTCATCGGAAATACCTGGCTCATAGATAGTTTCAATCCCTAATAGGGATTTATGTTCATTTCAACAGTCATCATCTTGCTCAAAAGAATAGGCAATGTAAGTTTCAATCCCTAATAGGGATTTATGTTCATTTCAACTGTACTTTTTCTCGATGCCAGTCCAAATCCTCCAGTTTCAATCCCTAATAGGGATTTATGTTCATTTCAACCGCTTGCTTTCCAGACCCTTACTGTATTTAGTTTCCAAGGTACATTTCCGACGCTCGCCTCCTATGATAGCTCTCTGGCACTCAAAAAGCAAGCCCAAATCGCTGAAACCCTTGTCCTATCTGGGCCGACGCGACCTCGAAACTCAAAGTTGCTATAAGGCAGACGGGGTAGATGATACAGCCATTTGAGACTCAGGGGTAATTTTTACCTCTCCCTACCGTCGGATTTTAGTCGAATTGGAGACTAGGGGAATAGGCAAAGAAGATATTAGGTATTCCCTTGAATAATGTACTTAACTGTGGTGAGAGCCTCTAAATTAATCAAACCTCGGCGTACCCCTTTTTGATTAGACATGCCTAAAAATACGGTATTGCCTCTGGTACGATAGCGATAAAATCGGGGACTGGCATTGATATAGAGTGAAGCACTGTTAATTCCTAGGGCAAAT from Roseofilum reptotaenium CS-1145 encodes the following:
- the guaD gene encoding guanine deaminase, which encodes MSANSATYSAFRGAIADFIHNPFHYRESESVRYFPDGLLILEQGQIKAVGDYPTLRSQYPHLHITDYSGKLILPGFIDLHLHCPQTEMIASYGEQLLEWLEKYVFPVEKKFQDPDYAQTLSNFFLDELLRNGTTTAVILTTIFPQSVDALFTAAKERQMRIIAGQMLMSRNAPDFLVNTPQTAYEQTQTLIQKWHHQDRLLYAVTPRFAPTSTPEELELAGSFSEYPDLYIHTHLSENIKEIAWIKELFPQASDYLNVYEEFGLVTERSIFAHGIHLSDSELQRLSERQSAIAFCPTSNLFLGSGLFNLNQTQIQSPPIPVGLATDVGAGTSFSLLKTMGDAYKVMQLQGQALSPFQAFYLSTLGAAKALHLEDKIGNFEPGKEADFIIINPAPTPLMKLRNQNQIPPENLSELVDQLFTLMILGDDRTIEATYILGNLWQSLEQP
- a CDS encoding Uma2 family endonuclease — translated: MTTDLFRQSPKPETSIPWLESGDRLSRPEFERRYAAAPHIRKAELIEGIVYVASPLRFPYHAQPHSRLATCLETYAAFTPGTLSGIEPTVRLDLDNDVQPDIVLMRDRQVGGGVRVTEDGYLEGVPELVVEIAASSAAIDLGNKQQVYRRNGVAEYLVWQSFEQRLDWFHLVAGEYQPLVADKQNIIRSKVFPGLWLAVDALRNNQMMEVLQVLQQGITSEEHARFVERLTIDLS
- a CDS encoding aldo/keto reductase, which produces METVQLGQTDIRVTPLGIGTWAWGDKLFWDYGNTYGEAEIKKAFDATLDGGISFFDTAEVYGLGESESLIGRLMKETGRSPQIATKYFPVPWRLKAETVSEAITNSLNRLQVDSIELYQIHQPVSFLMSQETLLNALANEVTRGRIQTIGVSNYSAKQMREAHDILAQKGIPLAVNQVKYSLLSRKIESNGILDTARELGITILAYSPLAQGLLTGKYTSVNTPVGARKLSPEFGREGLRKIAPVISRLKRIADQYKKTPSQVALNWLICQEVIPIPGAKSAKQAQDNAGALGWSLKPEDVQDLEEVTRPWLS
- a CDS encoding GNAT family N-acetyltransferase, with amino-acid sequence MAQNELVPGYRIRAGWVMERDVLISFMHKTYEELFPGQDFSHLNQAIELHFAQTTPLWWVEKVEDPQISDFLSSTPRSQPIGCLWMGKAVDQVNGQHHTHIFLLYILPEHRRQGLGSALMEQAEAYAKERGEQQISLQVFCQNTPAIALYDKLGFQALSTWMVKKLS
- a CDS encoding phytanoyl-CoA dioxygenase family protein, translated to MTFSCQGYEILESLIGQQTLAPIVQQLNTLHLKPTQGGLRNLHHHLRTVLDLVYSPKLLRKAQDYLGDSPSVVRVLFFDKTPSNNWLVPWHQDRAIAVSHKQEIPGWGPWSIKDTIPHVHPPANVLHQMVTFRIHLDAAEPKNGCLRVIPGSHLQGILSAAQIQEIVQTQPSVNCTVQPGSVMAMKPLILHASSKATHPTHRRVIQVEYSSYRLPEGMHWVGYSASR